The genomic region GGGGCCGCCCCCCCGCGGGGGGGGGCCCCCGACGCCGGCGTGCCCCGGGGGGGGGGTGGGGGGGCCGGGCCCCCCCCGCCCCCGCCCCCCCCCCCCACGACCGGTTACGCCAGCTCGGCGAGCGTGGCGGTCAGCAACCGGTAGAAGCGCCCCACCGAGTCGATATGGACCCGTTCGTCGGGCGAGTGGGGCGCCTCGATGACCGGGCCGAACGAGATCATGTCCATGCCGGGAATCTTCTTGCCGATGATGCCGCACTCCAGTCCGGCGTGAATCGCCGCGACCTTCGGTTCCTTTCCCAGCTCCCGGGCGTGAACCTGCTTGACGACCTCGAGCACCTCGGACTCCATGTTCGGCTTCCAGCCCGGGTAGGCGGGGCGCACGTCCACGTTCGCGCCGGCGAGCTCTCCGGTCGCGCGAATGCGGCGGCGCAGGGCGTCGAGCTCCGCGTCCACCGATGAGCGCGAGCTGGTGGTGATGACGAGAGAGCCGTTGGCGCCCTTCACCGTGGCGACGTTGTTGCTCGTCTCCACGAGGCCGGGTATGTCGTAGCTCATCGCCTCGACGCCGTGCGGGAGGCTGGAGATGAGCCGCAGCACGGTGGCCGTGGCATCGGCTTCCCAGGCCCGGCTCGCGGCCGCGGCGTCGCCGATGTCCAGGGTCATGCCCGGGTCCGCGGGCCGATACTCCTCCCGGAACGACTCGAACTCGGCTCGCATGGCCGAGGCGATCGAGTCGACGTCCGACGCTGCGGCCACGATGGTCGCGAACGCCTCGCGCGGGATGGCGTTGTGGGCGCTGCCTCCTTCTAGGCGGGCGAGGCGGAACGGCGCGCCGGCGTGGGCCGCCCAGAGGGCGCGGGCCAGCAGGCAGACCGCGTTGCCGCGCTGCAGGTGGATCTCGCAGCCGGAGTGGCCGCCCTTCAGCCCGCGCAGCGCCACCGTCAACGCCCGGTCGCCGCCGCCGGTGCCGGCCGCCGTCACGCCGAGGGAGAGCCGCATGTCGCCGCCGCCCGCGCAGCCGACGTA from Acidobacteriota bacterium harbors:
- a CDS encoding aminoacyl-histidine dipeptidase, with translation MTFVSALEPKPVWSHFDTILTIPRASKDEERMRRHVIAAAGAAGCDHVVDDAGNVVVRKAATAGHEGAPVTILQSHLDMVQEKNADVAFDFGTDAIVPRREGAHLYATGTTLGSDNGIGVAAMLAVMDSTDLAHGPLELLFTIDEETGLTGAAQLDASLLSGRRLINLDSEEEGILYVGCAGGGDMRLSLGVTAAGTGGGDRALTVALRGLKGGHSGCEIHLQRGNAVCLLARALWAAHAGAPFRLARLEGGSAHNAIPREAFATIVAAASDVDSIASAMRAEFESFREEYRPADPGMTLDIGDAAAASRAWEADATATVLRLISSLPHGVEAMSYDIPGLVETSNNVATVKGANGSLVITTSSRSSVDAELDALRRRIRATGELAGANVDVRPAYPGWKPNMESEVLEVVKQVHARELGKEPKVAAIHAGLECGIIGKKIPGMDMISFGPVIEAPHSPDERVHIDSVGRFYRLLTATLAELA